DNA from Lacibacter sp. H375:
AATGAATAAACGGTTGAGTAAAATATCCAAACGTTTAGCTGCTTCTGTATCTTCTCTTTTAGTTGTGAACGGCACAACTTCGCTGCACGAAAAGCTTGTTCCGATGACAGCATCCCGAACACGTTTACGCAAAATCCTTCCACCTTCAGCCTGGGCAAGTACCGCATTATGAATCGCAGGAAAAAAATGTTCCAAGCCTGTTTTGCCTGGTGCATGTTTGCCAAGCATATATCCAAGTGAAGTAAAACCCATTGGTTCGTTAAGGACGATCCAGTGCTTTACTTTGTCTCCGAATTCTTCTGCACAGAATGTTGCATAACGTGTAAACCATTTCTGCATGTGCACGCTTGTCCAGCCGCCTTCTTTTTGTAATGCTTGTGGAAGATCCCAATGATAAAGTGTTGCGAATGGCGTTAAACCTAATTGCAAACATTCATCGATCATACGATGATAGAAAGCAACACCTTCTTTATTTACTTTACCTGTCCCTTCAGGAAAAATGCGGCTCCAGGAAAATGAAAAGCGGAATACATTAAAGCCAAGTGCTTTTACAAGCAGGAGATCATCTTTATAACGATGATAAAAATCGCAATTCTCTGTTGGCTTGGCGCTGCCTTTTATCTTTCCTTGTCGTCGTGCAAATACATCCCAGATAGAAGGACCACGTCCATCGACATTCCATGCACCTTCATTTTGTGCAGCCGCAATAGCCACACCCCATAGAAAATCTTTTCCAAACGAAGAGGAGGAGGGTAAGTGCAAAAATTGATTTTTACAAAGCTGTGGTTTGTAGGTGAACTGAATGTTAACAAATGAAGTTTACCAAAACCCCTGCAAGTTTTCTACTTCGGTTCATTGTCCTTTATTGATTCCCATGCTGCATCTGCTCTTTTAATATAGTTCTCAGTATCTTTCTTCCACAGTTCACTTACTTCCTTATTATAGTTGAGATAGAGTTTACCGTTCACAATACTCCATGCATCAGGATCTGATTTTACTTTGTAACCACGTGAACAGCCGTAGGCACAATGCCCGCCATATTGTGGAGCATATTTTTCGGGATTGGCTTTAAACAACGAGGCATGTTCACTTGTGGAAAAAAGCCATTTGGCCTCTTTCCAGGTTACAGTATGTTCATCATTCCCTTTTACCGGTTTACTCTGGGTAAAGTAAGCAACCACATCATAGCCATTCACAGCAATATTGTTTTTTGTGAATATCTGTTTTTGCTGTGCATTCATCTGTGCAGTCGAAAAGATCGTAAGTAGTGTAAACAGAACTAGTTTTTTCATCTTTAAGAATTTGAACAAAGCTAAAAGATGAGGAGTGTGCAAAAGGTCGTGCAGCTTACAACAAATCCGTTAAACAATTTTAACGCTGATTTCTGTAGCAATGTCAGTATCAGGACAAATCGGGTTTCTACTTGCATTTAGTTTTGTTTTACGTTAATACGGTTATTATGAAATGGACATCTGTCATCTTAGTTGCATTTATCAGTACTTCTGTATCAGCACAGGAAGTAAAAGAATTGCCACGCACCAATCGCTTTGCAGATTTTACTGCAACCATCGGAGCATCGCAACAAACACTCGCCGCTTCCTATGTATATAATTGGCGTGTGGGAGAGAAAAGAAAATTTGAATTGGGACTTGGCGTACGCAACACCGCATATTTTGGTGTGAAAAAAGATTTCTGGACAGCACCTGCTGATGTGGCACGTGGATCAAGTGTGCCATTCATTGTTGTGGTATCAGAACAAAAAACAGAGAACTGGGATACGCTCACTGTACAACGTCCGCTCACCAACTCATTGAACCTGTCTGCAAATTTTGGTTATCATATCAGCAGGAAATTATATGCAGGTTTTAATATTGATCTCATCGGTTTTACAGTAGGAAGAACCGGCAGCGCTATTTTCATCAGCAACGGAGCAACAACAACTGAACCTGAAGCAAAGCCTGTTCCTTTTAATCTCTTACTCACCGGTGATCTTGATCTTGGTTCGCTTAATTCAGAATTCTTCCTCTACTATCATTTAAACAAGCGCTGGAGTGTGAAAGGCGTTTATCAATTCATGTTTGTTGAATACAAAACAACCAATGTAAAACAAACAGTTCCAGAAGATGTTGATCGTTTCCGCAACAAAGCGAACAACGGCGGCATTGGTGTTGCATATCATTTTTAAAACGATCAATATGAAATACATTTTTGTTCTTGGAATTACTGCCTTACTTTTTGTAAGTTGTAAAAAAGAAGCGTCTACAACACCGGGTACAGATCCCGTTGATTCGGTGAATCAAACTGTACTGTATATGGGAAGTTTTGTAAATGGTCCTTGGGGTGCTGTCAGCGGACAGGCAAGAGTACTTCGTGCATCAAACGGTACTTTAAGCTTAGCGCTTGTGAATGTAAATATTTCGAATGGCCCGGATCTGTATGTATATCTTTCAAAAGAAATACAACCAATCAACTTTATAAGTTTGGGAAAACTCCGTTCAACAAGTGGCAACCAGGTATATGCAATTCCGGGAACACCTGATTTTGCACAATACAAATATGCGTTGATCCATTGCCAGCAGTATAACCATTTGTTTGGTAGTGCAACATTAGTACAGTAGTAGCTCCAGCAATCAGAAGACGAGTATAAACGAACTTCCTTCGCCTTCTTTACTTTGTACACGGATATTGCCTTTGTGTAACAGCATGATCTGTTTGCAAAGACTGAGGCCAATGCCGCTTCCGTTTTTTCTTGTGCTGAAGAACGGGATAAAGATCTTATCTAAAATTTCAGCAGACATACCGCTGCCGTTATCTGATACTTTGATCACTGTTTTACCAGCTGTGGTTGTGCTGGCAGTGAGTATGATCTGTGGATCAGGTTTATCTTTTACTGCTTCAATTGCATTTACGAGTAAGTTGATCAATACCTGTTCCAGCAAATTAATATCTGCAACTAATGTTACGGCAGGATCTTTCAGGATAATATCCAGTTCGATCTGTTTCTGCTCAAGTGTTGGCTGCATTAACTGGTTCAGGTTTTCAAAGAGATCACGTACCAGTATTTTTTTGCTGTTGAGCGTTGTGATCTTATTCAGGTTCCTATAGGTTTCAGCAAACTTCAATAAACCTTCGCTCCGGCGTTGAATTGTTTCAATACCAAGCGCAAGATCATCAACCGAGCCTTCTTTATTTTGCAAGTGCTCCACACTCTGATGTAGCCTGTTCTTTAATGTTTCTGCCAACGACGAAATAGGCGCAACAGAATTCATGATCTCATGCGTCATTACACTTAAAAGCTTGCGCCATGCTTCTGCTTCATTTTCATCTAATGCTTCGTTTACGTTTTGGAAGGCGATGAGCTTAAACGTTTGGTCATCCGTTTGAAAAGCAGTGGCCGACAGTAATACTTTAAAACTTGTTTTATCGTTGGTCGCAGTTGCAAGTTTGCTTTCGCCGGTCTTGATATTGATGGCTTCTTTATACAATCCTTCGTCTCTTTTCTCCAGTGAGTGAATCGTTTTTAAATAAGGGATGCCCATCATCCGTTTGAACGATTCATTCATCCATACAATTTCACCTGTATCGGTTTTATAGGAAATGATACCGGTATCAACCAGCTCAAGTATTTTTTGTAAGTAAACATATTGCGTCTCTTTCTCCCGGCTGATCACTTTAAACGTGGAGTTGATCTCATTAAATCCTTCACGCAATGGTTGCAATTCAGCAGGAGCATGTTTTACATTAAAGTGCCTCGAGAAATCTCTGTAGTGAATTGATTCAGCAAATTCTTTTACTTCGTTCTGTGCTTTGTTGAGTAATTGATAAAGATCATAAAACTGGTAACCAAGTATGGGTAAAAGAAATCCGGCATATAAGAAGTATTCTTTCACCAACAGCCATGCAGCAGCAAATAGTATTGCAAACAGCAATATTAATCTTATCAATAAACGCCACTCATATCTTTTAAACATAATCTTTAATACTCTTTATCCTGTTACAAGTTCCCCTTTACAGTCGGAAGGACTTTTTAAATATCATACTTCGTCAATCTCCTGTACAACGCTGTTCTTGTTAAACCAAGTTCTTTTGCTGCTTTTGTAATATTACCATTATGCTTTTCAATAACACGGAGAATCGTATTCTTCTCCATGCTGCTCAGTTTAAGATCCTGTTCTTCTTCTTCAGCCTGCATACGTGCAGTTTCGATTGGCGAAAAAATAAGATCACTTGCGGAGAGTGTATCACCTTCTGTCATGATCACTGCACGTTCAATACTGTATTGCAGTTCACGCACATTGCCGGGAAAAGGATGCTCTACCAATTTATCAATTGCTTTTTTATCCAACTGGATATTTGGCTTGATGTATTTTTCAGCATACACCGTTACATAATGCTGTGCCAGTAATGGAATATCTTCTTTGCGTTTACGCAGTGGCGGTAATGTAATTTCAACGGTATTGATACGATACACGAGATCTTTACGAAAACGATTTTCATTGGCCAGTTCAGCTAAAGGAAGATTGGTTGCACAGATCAAACGAATGTCAACAGGAATCGGTTCATTACTTCCCAGCTTAATAATCTGCCTGTTTTGCAATGCCGATAATAATTTTGCCTGTTGCTGCAAACTTATATTGCCAATCTCATCTAAAAACAAAGTACCGCCATTGGCAGCTTCAAACCGGCCAATACGTTCTTCCCTCGCATCAGTAAATGCACCTTTCTTATGACCGAATAATTCGCTTTCAAATAATGTTTCCGTTAAAGCACCGGCATCAACTTTTATAAAAGGTTTGTTTGCCCGTAATGATTGCTGATGTATTGCATATGCGACAAGATCTTTACCTGTGCCATTCTCTCCAAGTATTAAAACGTTCGCATCGGTGGGTGCAATTTTTTCGATCTTCACAAAAATATCTTTCATCGCAGCACTTTCACCCACCATCGTTTTACCGGCAGAGGTCGAGGAAACAAGATGGCCTGAAGTTTTGTCTGCACCTTTTTTATTTAATGCTTCACGAATAGTGGTGATAAGTTTTTCGTTGTGCCAGGGCTTTATCACAAAATCGGCAGCTCCTTCTTTTAATGATCGGACAGCAAGATCGATATCGCCATATGCCGTGATCATGATTACAGCAGGTTGTTGTGTTTGCTCTTTAATTTTTTTTAGCCAATAAATTCCTTCGTTGCCGGTATGAATGGTACTGTTGAAATTCATGTCCAGAAGTATCAGATCAAAGCTTTGTTTGGCCAACAGGTGACGGATGTTTTCCGGATTCTTTTCAGTCACTACTTCCTTTGCTTCAGTTTTCAACAGCAATCGCACAGCTGTGAGAACATCCGTATCATCATCAATGATCAGTATGCGGGAATTTTTTAAATTCATTCTTTTATGTTCGATCGTACTGTTTGTATTCATGGCAGTACGTTCACCACCACAAGTTTACCATATTCGTAAAGTATTGACAACTAATTCTCAACAAAAATCCCAACCAAAGGAAACTGTATCAAAACCGTACACCTGTTGTATCGAAACCGTACACTTTTAATTTAAAGGAGAGAGTACTGTCATGATAACCAATGTATTAGCCCGTTGGCACGGTGTTATGGGTAATCTGCGTGTTCTCAATTGATTTCTTTGGTTTCAAAAGTTACCCTGCTGTAACATCGGGGTAACTTTCAACGTCAAGAGAACAGATTTTAAAAAGGAAATTATTTTACATGGACAGAGTTATTGAAAAGAAGAAATGGAACACGAAACGCATTCTAACGATTGCAGGTATTACAGCTATAGTTGCGTTGATTGCTGCCAGTGTATATTTCACTTCGGGCAAATCGAAGTTGAATGTAGATACTGAACGCATTACCATTGGCGAAATTAAAACTGCAGCCTTTCATGAGTTTATTACATTAAATGGAGTGGTATTGCCTGAAAGCACTATTTATCTTGATGCAATGGAAGGTGGAAGGGTAGAAGAGAAATTTGTAGAGGATGGAGCCATGATGACGAAAGGCCAGCCTATTCTTCGTTTATCAAATACAGATCTTGAATTACAACTTGCCAACCAGGAAACACAGGTGTTTAACGTGTTAACACAAATGCAGATCAGTAAAAATAATGCTGAGCAAAACTCCATTAACCGCCAGAACCAGGATGCTGAAGTTGATAACGCATTGAAAGAAGCTGAACGTGTATATATTCTCAATAAGAAATTGCATGAACAAAAAGTAATTGGCTTGCAGGAATTTCAAAGCAGTAAGAATTTATACGATTACCAGTTACGCCGTAAAAAATTAACGGAGCAAATCATGAAAACTGATGCAACAAGTATGAAGCAGCAGGTTGATCAAATGGGTGAAAGTTATCAGCAGATGAAACGCACACTTGCATTGATGCGTAAAAAAGTTGGTGACTTAATTGTGCGTGCACCTGTTGATGGACAATTAACATCGCTTGATGCAGAAATTGGTGAGAACAAAAATAAAGGGCAACGTCTTGGACAGATCGATGTGATGAGTGGCTACAAGCTTCGGGTTGATGTTGATGAACATTATATCAGCCGGGTGTTTGCAGGGCTGCTTGGTAATTGTGATGTGGCAGGTAAAACGTATCAACTGAAAATTAAAAAAGTATATACACAGGTTACCAATGGCCGTTTCCAGGTTGATATGGAATTTGCTGATAAAGTACCGGAAGGTATCCGTCGTGGACAAACATTACAAGTGCGTTTGGCTTTGAGTGAAGAAACACAGGCCATTCTTTTACCGAAAGGAGGTTTCTACCAACAGACAGGTGGCAACTGGATATTTAAGTTGAATGAAAACGGAACAGTTGCTTACAAAGTAGATATTCAACTTGGTCGCCAAAACCCTGATTACTACGAAGTGTTGAGTGGATTAAAACCTGGCGATAAAGTGGTAACCAGCAGCTATGAGAACTATGGTAACATGCAGGAATTAATTTTAAAGAAGTAAATCATGAAAAAGGAATTCATTTTGTTGATGGCTTTTGTATTGATCTGTTTGCTTGGCGCAACATCTGTTGCTGTGAGCAACAACCGTACATGCAGCCTTGATAAAAAAGAAGTAAAACAAGCGCCAACAAACGATTTTCTGTTGCATGGCCCGTTAAACTATTTCCAATTATAAAAAATCACATCAATGATAAAGATCACCAATCTCGAAAAATTCTATCGTACAGAAGAAGTTGAAACTGTTGCGTTGAACAAACTGTCAATGGAAGTGAAAGAAGGAGAGTTTGTTGCTGTAATGGGTCCAAGTGGTTGCGGCAAATCAACCTTGTTGAATATTCTTGGTTTGCTCGACGATCCTGATGGCGGCAGTTTCCTCTTTAATGGTATTGAAGTGGCAGGTTTTAACGAACGTAAACGGGCCGATCTGCGTAAACGCAATATTGGTTTCGTGTTCCAGAGCTTTAACCTCATTGATGAGTTAACTGTGTACGAGAACGTTGAGTTACCGTTGATCTATTGCAATATAAAAGCTGATGAGCGCAAGAAAAAAGTAGAAGAAGTGCTAGACAAAATGCAGATCATGCATCGTCGTAACCACTACCCGCAACAGCTAAGTGGTGGCCAGCAACAGCGTGTGGCAGTTGCCCGTGCGGTGGTGAACAATCCTAAACTTATTCTTGCAGATGAGCCAACGGGTAATCTTGATTCATCAAATGGTAATGAAGTAATGCAATTGCTTACTGATCTGAATGAGCAGGGTACAACCATCATCATGGTAACGCACAGTGAGCATGATGCAAAATACAGTCATCGTATTATCCGTATGCTCGATGGGCATTCGGTTACAGAAAATATATTGGTATAAACAGATTGACGCCGTCAATTAACCATTAACCATAATCATTTAGCTCTCTTTGCCAACCATTAAACCTTGTTATCATGTTTAGTAATTATTTAAAGATTGCCTGGCGAAACCTGCTGAAGAATAAAACCTTTTCACTCATTAATATCATCGGCCTTGCATCCGGGCTTGCATGTTTTATACTCATTACACTCTACATCACGGACGAAGTGAGTTACGATCGCTACCACGAAAAAGCCGATCGTATCTATCGCATCAATTCTGATATACGTTTTGGCGGTACAGCTTTAAATATGGCGGTGAGTCCCGATCCGTTAGGAGCTACACTTAAAAAAGATTATCCA
Protein-coding regions in this window:
- a CDS encoding DM13 domain-containing protein, whose amino-acid sequence is MKYIFVLGITALLFVSCKKEASTTPGTDPVDSVNQTVLYMGSFVNGPWGAVSGQARVLRASNGTLSLALVNVNISNGPDLYVYLSKEIQPINFISLGKLRSTSGNQVYAIPGTPDFAQYKYALIHCQQYNHLFGSATLVQ
- a CDS encoding efflux RND transporter periplasmic adaptor subunit; translation: MDRVIEKKKWNTKRILTIAGITAIVALIAASVYFTSGKSKLNVDTERITIGEIKTAAFHEFITLNGVVLPESTIYLDAMEGGRVEEKFVEDGAMMTKGQPILRLSNTDLELQLANQETQVFNVLTQMQISKNNAEQNSINRQNQDAEVDNALKEAERVYILNKKLHEQKVIGLQEFQSSKNLYDYQLRRKKLTEQIMKTDATSMKQQVDQMGESYQQMKRTLALMRKKVGDLIVRAPVDGQLTSLDAEIGENKNKGQRLGQIDVMSGYKLRVDVDEHYISRVFAGLLGNCDVAGKTYQLKIKKVYTQVTNGRFQVDMEFADKVPEGIRRGQTLQVRLALSEETQAILLPKGGFYQQTGGNWIFKLNENGTVAYKVDIQLGRQNPDYYEVLSGLKPGDKVVTSSYENYGNMQELILKK
- a CDS encoding YHS domain-containing (seleno)protein codes for the protein MKKLVLFTLLTIFSTAQMNAQQKQIFTKNNIAVNGYDVVAYFTQSKPVKGNDEHTVTWKEAKWLFSTSEHASLFKANPEKYAPQYGGHCAYGCSRGYKVKSDPDAWSIVNGKLYLNYNKEVSELWKKDTENYIKRADAAWESIKDNEPK
- a CDS encoding sigma-54-dependent transcriptional regulator, which translates into the protein MNTNSTIEHKRMNLKNSRILIIDDDTDVLTAVRLLLKTEAKEVVTEKNPENIRHLLAKQSFDLILLDMNFNSTIHTGNEGIYWLKKIKEQTQQPAVIMITAYGDIDLAVRSLKEGAADFVIKPWHNEKLITTIREALNKKGADKTSGHLVSSTSAGKTMVGESAAMKDIFVKIEKIAPTDANVLILGENGTGKDLVAYAIHQQSLRANKPFIKVDAGALTETLFESELFGHKKGAFTDAREERIGRFEAANGGTLFLDEIGNISLQQQAKLLSALQNRQIIKLGSNEPIPVDIRLICATNLPLAELANENRFRKDLVYRINTVEITLPPLRKRKEDIPLLAQHYVTVYAEKYIKPNIQLDKKAIDKLVEHPFPGNVRELQYSIERAVIMTEGDTLSASDLIFSPIETARMQAEEEEQDLKLSSMEKNTILRVIEKHNGNITKAAKELGLTRTALYRRLTKYDI
- a CDS encoding GH1 family beta-glucosidase, which encodes MHLPSSSSFGKDFLWGVAIAAAQNEGAWNVDGRGPSIWDVFARRQGKIKGSAKPTENCDFYHRYKDDLLLVKALGFNVFRFSFSWSRIFPEGTGKVNKEGVAFYHRMIDECLQLGLTPFATLYHWDLPQALQKEGGWTSVHMQKWFTRYATFCAEEFGDKVKHWIVLNEPMGFTSLGYMLGKHAPGKTGLEHFFPAIHNAVLAQAEGGRILRKRVRDAVIGTSFSCSEVVPFTTKREDTEAAKRLDILLNRLFIEPTLGRNYPNEDFPLIDKLHLKTKAWRYTERMQFDFDFIGLQNYFSVTVKHNSLIPYIQASEVPAKTRKAPHTSLGWEMNPDSFYRLLKRYWNYGSVKSIIVTENGACFKDTLKNGSVHDTERIGYFKQYLTAVYKAKQEGVKIQGYLAWTLMDNFEWNEGFNARFGLIHVDFNTQLRTIKDSGYWWRDFLLAK
- a CDS encoding ABC transporter ATP-binding protein; this encodes MIKITNLEKFYRTEEVETVALNKLSMEVKEGEFVAVMGPSGCGKSTLLNILGLLDDPDGGSFLFNGIEVAGFNERKRADLRKRNIGFVFQSFNLIDELTVYENVELPLIYCNIKADERKKKVEEVLDKMQIMHRRNHYPQQLSGGQQQRVAVARAVVNNPKLILADEPTGNLDSSNGNEVMQLLTDLNEQGTTIIMVTHSEHDAKYSHRIIRMLDGHSVTENILV
- a CDS encoding sensor histidine kinase, with protein sequence MFKRYEWRLLIRLILLFAILFAAAWLLVKEYFLYAGFLLPILGYQFYDLYQLLNKAQNEVKEFAESIHYRDFSRHFNVKHAPAELQPLREGFNEINSTFKVISREKETQYVYLQKILELVDTGIISYKTDTGEIVWMNESFKRMMGIPYLKTIHSLEKRDEGLYKEAINIKTGESKLATATNDKTSFKVLLSATAFQTDDQTFKLIAFQNVNEALDENEAEAWRKLLSVMTHEIMNSVAPISSLAETLKNRLHQSVEHLQNKEGSVDDLALGIETIQRRSEGLLKFAETYRNLNKITTLNSKKILVRDLFENLNQLMQPTLEQKQIELDIILKDPAVTLVADINLLEQVLINLLVNAIEAVKDKPDPQIILTASTTTAGKTVIKVSDNGSGMSAEILDKIFIPFFSTRKNGSGIGLSLCKQIMLLHKGNIRVQSKEGEGSSFILVF